A stretch of Clostridium formicaceticum DNA encodes these proteins:
- a CDS encoding TrkH family potassium uptake protein, translating to MLYLKILKEKYSMIIGYVGIILIGLGITLLLPLLILPAYPQEIDTAKYFLISAVITVAIGFIASRRLKAEKTTNLTFQEGGIIVILSWFITALLSTLPFILAGMLNFTQATFETVSGWTTTGLSVVDVTEAPNTFLLWRSIMQFFGGAGISVVMVSAIIGPNGQGLYNAEGRTDKLLPNVRKSTKLIMTIYSGYVISATLLYILAGMHWFDAINHAIAALSTGGFSTRTDSIGAYNSPLIEALTIVFMLLGTTNFGVHFLLLKGEFKSVLRNGEVRILGFLLALTIPVVAIGALLPLYGTLTKSFRITAFELISALSTTGFSTVGYQAWATSAVFIMIVLMIIGGGVGSTAGGLKLYRVYLLFKSLWWELKGYLLPSKSVRQNYVWRSEGKYYVEQSHIIQTANFAMIYMLTYAIGVLIFLFYGYPLKESMFEFASSLSTVGLSMGITSPDAPIGILWTQIIGMMLGRLEFIVIFFASIKLMKDIRFMFLAKRKTSS from the coding sequence ATGCTTTATCTAAAAATACTAAAGGAAAAATATAGTATGATTATAGGGTATGTTGGTATTATTTTAATTGGCTTGGGAATAACTTTGTTGTTACCTCTATTGATTTTACCAGCATATCCTCAAGAGATAGATACAGCAAAATATTTTTTAATTTCAGCGGTAATTACCGTTGCTATAGGATTTATTGCATCTAGAAGATTAAAAGCAGAGAAAACAACGAACCTGACCTTCCAGGAAGGCGGTATTATTGTTATTTTGTCATGGTTTATTACGGCACTTTTATCTACATTACCTTTTATCTTAGCAGGAATGCTAAACTTTACGCAAGCAACCTTTGAAACCGTCAGCGGTTGGACGACTACTGGTTTATCTGTAGTAGATGTAACTGAAGCGCCCAATACTTTTTTACTTTGGCGAAGTATTATGCAGTTTTTTGGTGGAGCCGGCATATCTGTTGTGATGGTTTCAGCAATTATTGGCCCTAATGGACAGGGGCTTTATAATGCTGAGGGAAGAACGGATAAACTACTGCCCAATGTGAGAAAATCAACAAAGTTAATTATGACAATATATAGTGGTTATGTTATTTCTGCAACGCTACTATATATTTTAGCCGGTATGCATTGGTTTGATGCCATCAATCATGCAATAGCCGCCTTATCCACTGGGGGTTTTTCAACCAGAACGGATAGTATAGGGGCTTATAATAGTCCTTTAATAGAAGCGCTTACTATTGTATTTATGCTTTTGGGTACAACAAACTTTGGGGTTCATTTTTTGCTGCTAAAAGGAGAATTTAAATCAGTACTACGAAATGGAGAAGTAAGAATTCTAGGGTTTTTGTTGGCTTTAACCATTCCAGTAGTAGCAATAGGAGCATTATTACCTCTTTATGGAACGCTTACTAAGAGTTTTAGAATCACTGCTTTTGAACTGATTTCAGCCTTATCAACGACAGGTTTTTCAACAGTGGGGTATCAAGCGTGGGCAACATCTGCTGTATTTATTATGATTGTTTTAATGATCATTGGTGGAGGCGTAGGGTCTACTGCTGGGGGATTAAAATTATATAGAGTATATTTATTATTTAAGTCATTATGGTGGGAACTAAAAGGTTATCTCTTACCGTCAAAGTCTGTTAGGCAGAATTATGTTTGGAGAAGCGAAGGAAAATATTATGTTGAGCAAAGCCATATTATTCAAACGGCTAATTTTGCAATGATTTATATGCTGACTTATGCTATTGGCGTCCTTATATTCTTATTTTATGGTTATCCTTTAAAAGAATCTATGTTTGAATTTGCATCAAGTTTAAGCACGGTAGGTCTTTCAATGGGTATTACTTCTCCTGATGCCCCGATAGGTATTTTGTGGACACAAATTATTGGTATGATGTTAGGTAGGTTGGAGTTTATCGTAATATTTTTCGCAAGCATTAAATTAATGAAGGATATTCGATTTATGTTTTTAGCTAAAAGGAAAACCAGTTCATAA
- a CDS encoding potassium channel family protein, which translates to MRVIIVGGGKIVHFLTKSFVSKGYEVTIIHNDKEYCGKLAKKHPDTVVVWGDGANPQVLEEAGAAYTHAIIAVTLNDPENLVVCQVAQKLYQVPKTFAMVNDPRNVDVFKRLGVTTVISTAQIISSMIEQKVFLEDIVNLTPIEEGKVALIELEVQKDYPIMNKTLAELDLTKDAVVGCIVRRGEALIPRGDTMIMEADRLIILALPRSQSHVLQALSGRVE; encoded by the coding sequence ATGAGGGTAATTATTGTTGGCGGTGGAAAAATTGTGCACTTCCTTACAAAGTCTTTTGTTTCGAAAGGGTATGAAGTAACGATTATTCATAATGATAAAGAATATTGTGGAAAGTTGGCGAAAAAACATCCTGACACAGTAGTAGTATGGGGAGATGGTGCAAATCCTCAGGTGTTGGAGGAGGCGGGAGCAGCCTATACCCATGCAATTATTGCTGTAACGCTAAATGATCCAGAAAACCTAGTGGTTTGCCAAGTGGCGCAAAAACTTTATCAGGTGCCCAAAACATTTGCCATGGTAAACGATCCAAGAAATGTTGATGTCTTTAAGCGTCTTGGCGTAACGACGGTGATCAGTACTGCACAAATTATTTCTTCCATGATTGAACAAAAAGTCTTTTTGGAGGATATTGTGAATTTGACTCCCATAGAAGAAGGGAAAGTAGCCCTGATAGAGCTAGAGGTACAAAAAGATTATCCAATTATGAATAAAACTCTTGCAGAACTAGACTTAACGAAGGATGCAGTAGTTGGATGTATTGTAAGGAGAGGAGAGGCTTTAATTCCGAGGGGAGATACCATGATCATGGAGGCAGATAGATTGATTATCCTTGCTCTACCGAGAAGTCAATCCCATGTTTTGCAAGCATTAAGCGGAAGGGTGGAGTAA
- a CDS encoding potassium channel family protein, with protein MKKNNMEYIIVVGCGRTGSHLANLLSKAGKSVVIIDKEEKKFEKLSEEFSGFMLEADAIEIDVLEQAKIAKADVLITAAADDSTNMMIAQVATKIYEVPLVLARVIDPAEIPVYEALEIQTISPTILSAQLLYELIMGKHKEEK; from the coding sequence ATGAAGAAGAATAATATGGAATATATTATTGTGGTTGGCTGTGGGAGAACAGGCTCTCATCTAGCCAATCTTCTTTCAAAGGCTGGGAAAAGTGTTGTGATTATAGATAAAGAAGAGAAGAAATTTGAAAAATTAAGTGAAGAATTTAGTGGGTTCATGTTGGAGGCGGATGCTATTGAAATAGATGTACTAGAACAGGCCAAGATAGCCAAAGCCGATGTTTTGATTACGGCAGCTGCTGATGACAGCACCAATATGATGATTGCTCAAGTGGCAACGAAGATTTATGAAGTGCCGTTGGTTTTAGCAAGGGTGATTGACCCTGCTGAAATACCAGTATATGAGGCTTTGGAAATTCAAACTATTTCTCCTACGATTTTGTCAGCACAGTTGCTTTATGAACTTATTATGGGTAAACATAAGGAGGAAAAATAA
- a CDS encoding sigma-54-dependent transcriptional regulator, whose protein sequence is MIKILIVDDEKNIRLALKQCLLAEKYEVETAVNGLEGYEKIMAEDFDAVLLDMKMPGLTGIEVLQKVRSEGKKVSIIMMTAYGTIEKAVEAMKLGAIDFLSKPFAPEEIRMIIKDVLSREELSEEVVATYHEMVQYAKKSILSGDYEKAREFLGKAILKNTEAPEPHNLLGIIFEFYGKVSEAQKHYRAALALEPTFRPAQQNLERTAQFIYTQHGMNLGDGNDEEE, encoded by the coding sequence ATGATTAAAATTTTAATTGTAGATGATGAAAAAAATATTCGCCTCGCATTAAAGCAATGTTTGTTGGCTGAAAAATATGAGGTGGAAACAGCTGTGAATGGCTTAGAAGGTTATGAAAAAATTATGGCAGAGGATTTTGATGCAGTGCTTTTAGATATGAAAATGCCAGGTTTGACAGGAATTGAGGTATTGCAAAAGGTTAGAAGTGAGGGAAAAAAGGTTAGTATTATTATGATGACAGCTTATGGAACGATAGAAAAGGCTGTTGAAGCAATGAAGCTAGGTGCCATAGACTTTTTAAGTAAACCCTTTGCTCCGGAAGAAATCCGTATGATTATAAAGGATGTACTAAGTAGAGAAGAACTATCAGAAGAAGTAGTAGCAACTTATCATGAAATGGTACAGTATGCAAAAAAGAGTATATTAAGTGGAGATTATGAGAAGGCTAGAGAATTTTTAGGAAAAGCCATTTTGAAAAATACAGAAGCACCTGAACCACATAATTTATTGGGAATTATCTTTGAGTTCTATGGAAAAGTCAGTGAAGCTCAAAAACATTATCGTGCAGCTTTAGCTTTAGAGCCAACCTTTAGGCCAGCGCAACAGAATTTGGAAAGAACAGCGCAGTTTATCTATACACAACACGGCATGAATTTAGGAGATGGTAATGATGAAGAAGAATAA
- a CDS encoding response regulator, which yields MRKRILIVEDEKNIVLGLRMYLESKGYEVIIAYNGVEAIDKALQTLPHLILLDILLPKMNGYLVCAALKEETALASIPIIFMSAKTEEEDIKKAYEIGGIDYIVKPFTHTQVQEIIEKYI from the coding sequence ATGAGGAAGAGAATACTGATTGTAGAAGATGAAAAAAACATCGTATTAGGTCTTAGGATGTACTTGGAGAGCAAGGGATATGAGGTAATTATAGCTTATAATGGGGTTGAGGCAATCGATAAAGCGTTACAGACCTTACCCCATTTAATTTTGTTAGATATTTTACTGCCTAAAATGAATGGGTACCTCGTTTGCGCAGCTTTAAAGGAGGAAACCGCATTGGCCAGCATTCCCATTATCTTTATGAGTGCTAAAACAGAAGAAGAAGATATTAAAAAGGCTTATGAAATAGGGGGTATTGATTATATCGTTAAGCCGTTTACCCATACACAGGTACAAGAAATTATAGAAAAATATATTTAG
- a CDS encoding HAMP domain-containing histidine kinase, translated as MKRSIKSKILLLFLVVLVIFALTSLWSSKNFFTLSNSIDDIMRANYKSVVAAQNMVVALERQDSAILSYMFTNENETFIHFKENEVKFLRDLAIAEGNITERGEKEVVEEIHDAYVIFLEKVRLLSNIQSNEGQEAAKNFYFNNVFPAFERAKELSRNLQLLNQEAMLRLKDQAHNTAEKATYSTLSIALITTIVGSILAWVSIHKTIQPIQELIEKVKKIAEGDYDQQIYIKGSGEISVLADEFNVMAKKLSSYEQLNIKRLMKEKKKAEAIVEGISDGIIVTDINHKITLVNRAAEKIFGVKETDALERHFLEVAKHEEVFKIIEEVENVQKNTDKKPLREVAISLRQNEKYKHYRIQVLPIGDKFKEFIGVVTLIQDITKLKEIDEMKSDFISTVSHEFRTPLTSMSMGTGLLLEGIPGPLTENQKELVEAMKEDQERLKNLVNDLLDLSRIESGKIEMNIRGNELKKIVEESVKAFEHQAKDKNIELSYCIEENLPLVRADFNKVSWILINLIGNAMRYTPRDGSGKIQIEGKRTGSIVLVSVSDNGIGIPQEYRKKIFEKFVQVKDREGNPTGGTGLGLAICKEIIEAHGGQIWVKSKLGKGSSFYFTLAIEKS; from the coding sequence TTGAAAAGAAGTATTAAATCAAAAATATTATTATTGTTTTTAGTGGTACTAGTTATATTTGCCTTAACAAGTCTATGGTCAAGTAAAAATTTTTTTACATTAAGTAATTCTATAGATGATATTATGCGTGCCAATTATAAAAGTGTTGTTGCAGCTCAAAATATGGTGGTAGCTTTAGAAAGACAGGATAGTGCGATACTATCCTATATGTTTACCAATGAAAATGAAACTTTTATTCATTTTAAGGAAAATGAAGTAAAGTTTTTAAGAGATTTGGCTATTGCAGAAGGCAATATAACAGAAAGGGGAGAAAAGGAAGTTGTTGAGGAGATTCATGATGCTTATGTGATTTTTTTAGAAAAAGTAAGGTTATTGAGTAATATTCAGTCTAATGAGGGCCAAGAAGCAGCTAAAAACTTTTATTTTAATAATGTATTTCCAGCCTTTGAAAGAGCAAAAGAGCTTTCAAGGAATTTGCAGTTATTAAATCAAGAGGCGATGTTAAGGTTAAAGGATCAAGCCCACAATACAGCTGAAAAAGCTACTTACTCTACCCTATCAATTGCATTAATTACAACGATTGTAGGGAGTATTTTAGCTTGGGTATCTATTCATAAAACCATTCAACCTATTCAAGAATTAATTGAGAAGGTTAAAAAAATTGCAGAAGGAGATTATGATCAACAAATTTATATAAAAGGTAGTGGTGAGATTTCCGTATTGGCTGATGAGTTTAATGTAATGGCTAAAAAGCTAAGTAGTTATGAACAGCTAAATATTAAACGATTAATGAAAGAAAAGAAAAAGGCGGAAGCTATTGTTGAGGGCATTAGCGATGGAATTATTGTTACGGATATCAATCATAAGATTACATTAGTAAATAGAGCTGCTGAAAAAATCTTTGGTGTTAAGGAAACCGATGCTTTGGAAAGACATTTTTTAGAAGTTGCTAAACATGAGGAAGTTTTTAAGATTATTGAAGAAGTAGAGAATGTACAAAAGAATACAGATAAAAAACCATTGAGGGAAGTTGCTATTTCATTAAGACAGAATGAAAAATACAAACACTATAGAATTCAAGTATTACCTATAGGAGATAAGTTTAAAGAGTTTATCGGTGTTGTAACATTGATTCAGGATATTACGAAACTAAAAGAAATTGATGAAATGAAGTCTGATTTTATCTCTACCGTATCCCATGAATTTCGAACTCCATTAACCTCCATGAGTATGGGAACGGGACTATTATTGGAGGGGATACCGGGGCCATTGACAGAGAACCAAAAAGAATTGGTTGAAGCTATGAAGGAGGATCAGGAGAGATTAAAAAATTTAGTCAATGATTTATTAGACTTATCAAGAATTGAGTCGGGAAAAATTGAAATGAATATTCGAGGAAATGAATTAAAAAAGATCGTTGAGGAATCTGTAAAAGCCTTTGAACATCAAGCAAAGGATAAGAACATTGAATTGTCCTACTGCATTGAAGAAAATCTTCCTTTAGTAAGGGCTGATTTTAACAAAGTAAGTTGGATTTTGATCAATTTAATCGGCAATGCCATGCGATATACACCTAGGGATGGCAGTGGCAAAATTCAGATAGAGGGAAAACGTACAGGAAGTATTGTTTTGGTTTCTGTTTCAGACAATGGTATAGGTATTCCTCAGGAATATAGAAAGAAGATCTTTGAAAAATTTGTTCAAGTAAAAGATAGAGAAGGAAATCCAACTGGTGGAACAGGTTTAGGATTAGCAATATGTAAGGAGATTATTGAAGCGCATGGTGGACAAATATGGGTAAAAAGCAAGCTTGGTAAAGGTAGTAGCTTTTATTTCACCTTAGCTATTGAAAAGTCTTAG
- a CDS encoding carbonic anhydrase: MYLEKTKKVKNYIISTILVIALMMLFGCTPQQSEANSGNPEPIETIVEVSPANSLKLLEEGNARFSEMKVDDKDISVARRENLSKDGQHPFAVIVSCSDSRVPPEVIFDQALGDLFVVRVAGNVIDSVALGSIEYAVEHLETPLVVVMGHEKCGAVKATVDGGEAPGSIGSIVEKIQPSVEKVKASGTTENDLYEEATDENILQSLEEIEKSPIVEHFIENGTLKVIGAKYHLESGKVEFFSDPH; encoded by the coding sequence ATGTATTTAGAAAAAACAAAAAAAGTAAAGAACTACATAATTTCTACAATCCTTGTAATTGCTTTAATGATGCTATTTGGATGTACACCACAGCAGTCTGAAGCTAATTCTGGGAATCCTGAGCCCATTGAAACGATAGTAGAAGTATCTCCAGCAAATTCACTAAAATTACTGGAGGAGGGAAATGCACGCTTTTCAGAGATGAAAGTCGACGATAAGGATATTAGTGTTGCAAGGCGCGAGAATTTGTCCAAAGATGGCCAACATCCATTTGCAGTTATTGTGAGTTGTTCCGATTCCCGTGTTCCTCCTGAAGTAATATTTGATCAGGCATTAGGGGATTTATTTGTAGTTCGTGTAGCAGGGAATGTCATTGACTCGGTGGCTTTAGGCAGCATAGAGTATGCTGTTGAACATCTTGAGACCCCACTTGTTGTTGTTATGGGACACGAAAAGTGCGGTGCTGTAAAAGCGACAGTAGACGGAGGAGAAGCCCCTGGTAGTATAGGTTCTATCGTGGAAAAAATTCAACCATCTGTTGAAAAAGTTAAGGCATCAGGTACTACTGAAAACGATTTGTATGAAGAAGCTACTGATGAAAACATTCTACAGAGTTTAGAGGAAATAGAAAAAAGCCCTATCGTAGAACATTTTATAGAAAATGGTACTTTGAAGGTTATCGGTGCTAAATATCATCTTGAATCTGGAAAAGTAGAATTTTTTTCAGATCCACATTAA
- a CDS encoding methyl-accepting chemotaxis protein: MEHKKTIKRGSIKSKLIVMPLIVVFITLTAIGIVSSHLMRESLLNQMREDGFYIAEGFIGRLEDNARALETIHTMLEDKIRITGRTIARNHSSLNNELLKKLAEESDVEQINWYNSNGVIIYSTIEDYIGWTATEGHPVHNFMLSDNHELIEDIRQDTESGNYLKYGYVRGENGTFAQVGVIANRVQELTETFSYQRLVEDLATNDEVVYALLMDRKLEAIAHSNKEEVGIVFNDAGSKSAAVDGVPYSQQWYYEAEGLHVYDIIHPVVVQGDYIGAVAIGFSMEGIYAAINRNILVIAFSGVIAFMLLGFILFTISNAAIKTINKLKEQMNFMASGDFSNDVAEDLINKQDELGEIAEAIRSMQTSIRDIVKNVIDKAQQVAASSEQLTATSQHSATTANEVASTIEEIAKGADHQAKDTEEGVLSITHLGEIVMKNKDYIQDLNHSTERVNQLKNEGLAIVKDLVEKTDISSKSSEEVQRVIINTNESAGKIANASEMIKNIADQTNLLALNAAIEAARAGEAGKGFAVVADEIRKLAEASTEFTEEISSIICELTEKTSNAVKTMEKLEKIVFSQAESVKTTNHKFAGIAEAMEKMKEMIDKVRDSSNEMTYKKEEITKVLENLSAISQENAAATEEASASVEEQTAAMEEIANSSEELAKIAEELNKQVEQFKV, from the coding sequence ATGGAGCATAAAAAAACAATAAAGCGAGGTTCTATCAAAAGTAAGCTCATTGTGATGCCGTTAATTGTCGTATTTATTACATTAACAGCCATAGGTATTGTTTCTTCCCATTTGATGAGAGAAAGCTTACTGAATCAAATGCGGGAGGATGGTTTTTACATAGCCGAAGGGTTTATAGGAAGATTAGAAGATAATGCCAGAGCTTTAGAAACGATTCATACAATGCTGGAGGATAAGATTAGGATAACCGGAAGAACGATTGCAAGGAATCATAGTAGTTTAAATAATGAACTATTAAAAAAATTAGCAGAGGAATCTGATGTTGAACAAATAAACTGGTATAATTCAAACGGCGTGATTATCTATTCCACTATTGAAGACTATATAGGATGGACTGCGACTGAAGGACATCCTGTACATAATTTTATGTTAAGTGATAATCATGAGCTTATTGAGGACATTAGACAAGATACAGAGTCTGGAAACTACCTTAAATATGGTTATGTTAGGGGTGAGAATGGTACTTTTGCACAGGTGGGAGTAATAGCAAATCGGGTTCAAGAATTAACAGAAACCTTTAGTTATCAAAGGCTTGTGGAAGATTTAGCCACAAATGATGAAGTCGTTTATGCATTGTTGATGGATAGAAAACTAGAGGCTATTGCCCATAGCAATAAAGAAGAAGTAGGGATCGTGTTTAACGATGCAGGAAGTAAGTCCGCTGCAGTTGATGGTGTGCCTTATTCTCAGCAATGGTACTATGAGGCAGAGGGGTTACACGTTTATGATATTATCCATCCAGTTGTAGTACAGGGAGATTATATAGGTGCAGTTGCTATAGGTTTTTCCATGGAGGGTATTTATGCTGCAATTAATAGAAACATTCTTGTTATTGCTTTTTCAGGCGTGATAGCCTTTATGCTTTTAGGGTTCATTTTATTTACCATATCCAATGCTGCCATAAAAACAATTAATAAGCTAAAGGAACAAATGAATTTTATGGCATCAGGAGATTTTAGCAATGATGTAGCAGAGGATTTGATTAATAAACAAGACGAGCTTGGGGAAATAGCTGAAGCAATAAGATCGATGCAAACGTCTATAAGAGATATTGTTAAAAACGTCATAGATAAAGCGCAGCAAGTAGCTGCCTCTTCAGAACAATTAACGGCTACAAGCCAACATTCTGCTACAACCGCCAATGAAGTTGCTAGCACCATTGAGGAAATAGCAAAGGGGGCAGATCATCAAGCTAAGGATACAGAAGAGGGGGTTTTATCTATTACACACCTAGGAGAAATAGTGATGAAAAACAAAGACTATATCCAAGACTTAAATCATTCAACAGAAAGAGTAAATCAACTGAAAAATGAAGGTCTTGCTATCGTTAAGGACCTGGTAGAAAAGACAGATATCAGCAGTAAATCATCAGAAGAGGTTCAAAGAGTTATTATCAATACCAATGAAAGTGCTGGAAAGATTGCCAATGCCAGTGAAATGATAAAAAATATAGCTGACCAAACGAATCTACTAGCCTTAAATGCAGCAATAGAAGCAGCACGAGCAGGTGAAGCCGGCAAAGGATTTGCTGTCGTAGCAGATGAAATAAGAAAATTAGCAGAAGCCTCTACTGAATTTACTGAAGAGATAAGTTCTATTATTTGTGAACTTACTGAAAAGACATCCAACGCGGTAAAAACAATGGAAAAATTGGAAAAGATAGTGTTTTCTCAGGCGGAAAGCGTTAAAACGACAAACCATAAATTCGCTGGGATAGCAGAAGCTATGGAAAAAATGAAGGAAATGATTGATAAAGTTAGGGATTCTAGCAATGAAATGACCTATAAGAAAGAAGAGATTACTAAAGTACTAGAGAATTTATCAGCAATTTCACAAGAAAATGCAGCTGCAACAGAGGAAGCTTCGGCATCCGTAGAAGAACAAACTGCGGCTATGGAGGAAATTGCCAACTCTAGTGAAGAACTTGCCAAAATTGCAGAAGAATTGAATAAGCAGGTAGAACAATTTAAAGTATAA
- a CDS encoding type 1 glutamine amidotransferase has protein sequence MLLILNCFVNDQFAQSFDEAIIRQVAGCNKKCNFVRAINMREAESSLQDLDAYSHLIISGSEASTLDDMGWEKPLEAIVADFIAHNKAIMGICYGHQFLVRSIIGKSFIRKAEKPEMGWEKIQLQDNLLFKGIEKPISMVAHYDEVFNLPEEFTIIATSPNCNIHGFQYKDLPVWGVQFHPEYALTEGQEIFEVFSKQDKNFDDYYINHLEKESQLLQNPKFIKNFLSF, from the coding sequence GTGCTTTTAATCTTAAATTGTTTTGTAAATGATCAGTTCGCTCAATCTTTTGATGAAGCCATCATCCGGCAAGTAGCAGGATGCAATAAAAAGTGTAATTTTGTAAGGGCCATCAATATGAGGGAAGCTGAAAGTAGTCTCCAGGACCTTGATGCCTACAGCCATTTGATTATATCTGGCTCAGAAGCTTCTACCCTGGATGACATGGGCTGGGAGAAGCCCTTAGAGGCTATCGTGGCAGACTTTATAGCCCACAATAAAGCAATAATGGGGATTTGTTACGGTCATCAATTTCTTGTAAGAAGTATTATAGGAAAAAGTTTTATCAGGAAAGCAGAAAAACCAGAAATGGGCTGGGAAAAAATACAGCTACAGGATAATCTATTGTTCAAAGGTATCGAAAAACCAATAAGCATGGTGGCCCATTATGACGAGGTGTTTAATCTACCGGAGGAGTTTACAATAATAGCTACTTCTCCTAACTGTAATATACATGGATTTCAATACAAAGATCTTCCTGTTTGGGGAGTACAATTTCATCCAGAATATGCTTTAACAGAGGGCCAGGAGATTTTTGAAGTATTTTCTAAACAGGACAAAAATTTTGATGATTATTACATAAATCATCTAGAGAAGGAAAGTCAGCTCCTGCAAAACCCTAAGTTTATAAAAAATTTTTTAAGTTTTTAG
- a CDS encoding WG repeat-containing protein, producing MFLDPKELRGSGRFLDVGLYPAAITEVGGTRWGYIDRSGKFFIPPIFDMVEEFQENGLAIVTKDGFSGIIDVTGAYIVEPKYYNISAYSEGRAVVWETGRSKMIDEKGKVLFQTEGSIGAMRENRAWFNQNIDDVSWLGGYVDREGKVIVPPQYSSTGDFKCGKAVVERKDSQGYAIINLDGKILNTFNYAFVGDLGNGLLPFKESMEGKFGFIDEKGKVIIPPQFEGAQPFENCRAVVVNYKDYWPYYGLIDTRGKQVIPLRYNEVKFIGEGRVAVCIPISKKNSFAGSRCAIADLNGKLVTDFLYTYVTTYNRGYLSVSDGVTTFFIDKYGRKAIELPMVEGEGTFSFINSLIKVNIDNRIAYLDLTGTVIWKQSKDVVLNHQYVVRSIKYKPRRDYIVYYPQIEGMKDYEIQRKVNKRLKEMSLSKGIDGEDFEYAYDSDFTVTFFKKDLVVIEISGYLYPYGAAHGMPSRIYAHVDLKTGRFYQLEDLFKKDSDYVKVLSDIIRQQIIQQGEDSSVWLDEYKGIRPDQPFFVTEDALNIYFLPYEIAPYAAGFPTFTIPFKEIMSLIDTKGAFWQSFH from the coding sequence ATGTTTTTGGACCCAAAGGAGTTAAGGGGTAGTGGAAGATTTTTGGATGTAGGACTATATCCTGCAGCGATTACTGAAGTAGGAGGCACAAGGTGGGGGTATATAGATAGAAGTGGGAAGTTTTTTATTCCTCCAATCTTTGACATGGTAGAAGAGTTTCAAGAAAACGGATTAGCTATTGTTACTAAGGATGGTTTTTCGGGAATCATTGATGTTACAGGAGCTTACATTGTAGAACCTAAATATTATAATATTTCTGCTTATAGTGAAGGAAGAGCTGTTGTTTGGGAAACCGGTAGATCTAAAATGATAGATGAAAAAGGAAAAGTCCTTTTTCAAACAGAGGGATCTATAGGTGCGATGAGAGAAAATAGAGCATGGTTTAATCAGAATATTGACGATGTCAGTTGGTTAGGAGGATATGTTGATCGGGAAGGAAAAGTCATAGTTCCTCCCCAATATAGCTCCACCGGGGATTTTAAATGTGGAAAAGCTGTTGTTGAACGAAAAGACAGCCAAGGTTATGCCATTATAAACTTAGATGGAAAAATACTCAATACATTTAACTATGCTTTTGTTGGTGATCTAGGTAATGGGTTATTGCCCTTTAAAGAGAGCATGGAAGGGAAATTCGGGTTTATAGATGAAAAAGGCAAAGTTATTATACCTCCACAATTTGAAGGAGCGCAGCCTTTTGAAAACTGTAGGGCTGTGGTTGTTAACTACAAAGACTATTGGCCCTACTATGGTTTAATAGATACAAGAGGAAAACAGGTCATACCATTAAGATACAATGAAGTTAAGTTTATAGGGGAAGGTAGAGTAGCTGTTTGCATACCTATTAGTAAGAAAAATAGCTTTGCTGGTTCTAGGTGTGCTATTGCAGATTTAAATGGAAAGCTTGTTACAGATTTTCTTTATACTTATGTAACGACGTATAATCGAGGATATCTTTCAGTAAGTGATGGGGTAACAACTTTTTTTATAGATAAATATGGAAGAAAGGCTATAGAATTACCTATGGTAGAAGGTGAAGGTACCTTTTCCTTTATAAACAGTTTAATTAAGGTAAATATTGATAATAGAATTGCTTATCTAGATTTAACTGGAACAGTAATATGGAAGCAGAGTAAAGATGTAGTATTGAATCATCAGTATGTAGTAAGAAGTATAAAGTACAAACCTAGAAGAGATTATATAGTATATTATCCTCAAATAGAAGGTATGAAGGATTATGAAATACAAAGAAAAGTCAATAAGCGACTTAAGGAAATGTCTTTAAGCAAAGGTATTGATGGAGAAGACTTTGAATATGCTTATGACAGCGATTTTACTGTAACTTTTTTCAAAAAAGATTTAGTGGTAATAGAAATATCTGGTTATTTATACCCCTATGGCGCAGCCCACGGCATGCCTTCACGGATTTATGCCCATGTTGACTTAAAAACCGGAAGGTTTTATCAGCTAGAAGACCTCTTTAAAAAGGATAGTGATTATGTAAAGGTGTTAAGTGATATTATAAGACAGCAGATTATCCAGCAGGGAGAAGATTCATCGGTTTGGCTTGATGAATATAAGGGAATTAGGCCAGATCAGCCTTTCTTTGTAACAGAAGATGCTTTGAATATTTATTTCTTACCTTACGAGATAGCCCCTTATGCTGCAGGTTTTCCTACATTTACTATACCTTTTAAAGAGATTATGAGTTTGATTGATACTAAAGGGGCATTTTGGCAATCCTTTCATTAA